A single Parabacteroides timonensis DNA region contains:
- a CDS encoding FecR family protein, with translation MHSLITKYFNKDITAEEKAELFSLMQTDKNLHKEFVSTQNLCALSASLPVKDDEMKAVGKLIQFKKAHKKEEKKFVGLTRHLVGYAAAICMAILSTWLIMDYRHDSAIDEQLAFEEFSTPPGQRARVKLHDGTVVWLNARSHLRYPNRFADEERKVELDGEAFFEVSRNEEAPFIVSTEKLDIKVLGTKFNVFAYKGKNEFNTALIEGSVKLYKSGNESVAMFMSPNDYAELKDGRLVKSKMDNTDFLLWKEGIYAFDDVAFSDIIKRLELYYDITIETKNRKLNNYKFSGKFRQRDGIESVLKTLQKIYYFSYLKDEELNKITIR, from the coding sequence ATGCATAGTTTAATTACTAAATATTTCAATAAGGATATAACGGCAGAGGAAAAAGCAGAGTTATTCTCTTTGATGCAAACAGATAAGAATTTGCACAAGGAGTTCGTGTCTACGCAGAATCTGTGTGCTTTGTCGGCTTCACTACCCGTAAAAGACGATGAGATGAAAGCTGTCGGTAAACTTATCCAATTCAAAAAAGCTCATAAAAAAGAGGAAAAGAAGTTCGTAGGCCTGACCAGGCATCTGGTAGGATATGCGGCAGCTATCTGTATGGCTATCCTGTCGACCTGGCTTATAATGGATTATCGGCATGATAGTGCAATCGATGAACAGTTAGCCTTCGAAGAATTCTCGACTCCGCCGGGCCAGCGTGCCCGGGTAAAATTGCATGATGGAACAGTTGTCTGGCTGAATGCCCGTTCCCATTTACGTTATCCCAACCGGTTTGCCGATGAGGAACGAAAGGTGGAATTGGATGGAGAAGCTTTTTTTGAAGTCTCCCGCAATGAAGAAGCCCCATTTATTGTTTCCACGGAAAAACTGGATATAAAAGTACTGGGAACTAAGTTCAATGTCTTTGCTTATAAAGGGAAAAATGAATTTAATACCGCATTGATCGAAGGGTCGGTCAAACTCTATAAGTCGGGGAATGAATCGGTTGCCATGTTTATGAGTCCGAATGACTATGCGGAGTTGAAAGACGGACGGTTGGTGAAAAGCAAGATGGATAATACCGACTTTTTATTATGGAAAGAAGGTATTTATGCTTTCGATGATGTTGCTTTCAGTGATATTATCAAAAGACTGGAGCTTTATTATGATATCACCATAGAGACAAAGAACAGAAAGCTGAATAATTACAAGTTCAGCGGTAAGTTCCGCCAAAGGGATGGCATAGAAAGCGTTTTGAAGACTTTACAGAAGATATATTATTTTTCATATCTGAAGGATGAAGAGCTGAATAAGATTACAATACGTTGA
- a CDS encoding RNA polymerase sigma-70 factor, which produces MPLNNTNILVKDIRSNFDKIYVTYYFRMYRFAKEYVLFDEDAENIVQDVFLLLWEKRDVLDIHISLMSYLFSLVKNKCLDYLRHRLVIEEFQQEFKAKLSSLESLNYTLTSEEDIERILTEAINKLPERCREIFLKSRIEGKKNREIAEELNISVSTVENQMTIALKKLKTELKDYLPLLLFLIFVK; this is translated from the coding sequence ATGCCGTTAAACAATACAAATATTTTAGTCAAAGATATACGAAGTAATTTCGACAAGATTTATGTGACGTATTATTTCCGTATGTATCGCTTTGCTAAAGAATATGTTTTGTTTGATGAAGATGCAGAAAATATTGTACAAGATGTCTTTCTCCTGTTGTGGGAAAAAAGGGATGTATTGGATATCCATATAAGTCTGATGTCTTATCTCTTTAGTTTGGTGAAAAATAAATGTTTAGACTACTTAAGGCATCGTTTGGTCATAGAAGAGTTTCAGCAGGAATTTAAAGCTAAATTGTCTTCTCTCGAATCATTGAATTATACTTTAACATCAGAGGAGGATATCGAACGGATATTGACGGAGGCAATCAATAAACTGCCTGAACGTTGCCGGGAAATCTTTTTGAAAAGCCGTATTGAAGGAAAGAAAAACCGTGAAATTGCGGAAGAATTGAATATCTCTGTCAGTACGGTTGAGAACCAAATGACCATTGCCTTGAAGAAACTAAAAACAGAACTGAAAGACTACCTACCTTTATTACTCTTTCTTATATTTGTTAAATAA
- a CDS encoding glycoside hydrolase family 38 N-terminal domain-containing protein — protein MKTLKNLFLAGLALFTMSSAVWSASTAPPGIETHLFPALYKTAKGPVQKVQVTVKHSGAPVTATLTLGDQSRKEKLNDGANLFFFEIPAVQSAVQLPLTVTVGKEKESALIDVKPVRHWQMNMVQHTHTDIGYTRSQTEILAEHLRYIDYALDYCDATDNYPDFAKFRWTCEIAWAVSEYLKCRPAEQIARLKKRVAEGRIELAAMYLNFDELPDEQTLAASLYPLKQFRDAGLKAEVAMQNDVNGIGWCFSEFFADAGVKYVNMGTHGHRALICFDIPTVFWWQSPSGKKVLTYCAEHYNQGNFFGIHTDNFEQFEERVLNYLGEMEAKNYPYDIVAAQHSGYFTDNSPPSTKSCEMLMKWNEKYEWPKLRTAVASEFIKEVESNYADKIQTIRGAWPDWWTDGFGSGAREAAISRITHSDIIANQAGLSFAGMMGAKLPTQIDNQIYDINKALLFYDEHTFGYSESVRDAYCKETWEQRSLKQSYAWEAYRHSGLLGEVTMGLLQSFVPKAEYPSVAVFNTLNWTYSGIAKVYIDHQILPREKAFEITDTAGNIIPAQPAESRSDGTYWSLFVKDVPALGYAQYYIKVKNEPRPEIVSSAALEKAHVENNWYAIDFNPRKGTISKLFDKELNKELTTPNAEWELGEFIYEIIDSRHPMEQYREPQFLRRRPERIRFERYEKGAIWDTYRFRGETVAGREPNNLMVEFRVFNVDKKIEIVYRLRKKAVTDPEAVYISFPFEVNQGKIMLDVPGGTIEAGVDQIPGSSNDWYTVQNFATACNNESQVVMGSPEIPLMQFGAINTGRYKAGAVPQSTNMYSWPMNNYWVTNFNADQMGELQWSYFINSSKDNSVGYATRFAWENRIPFLTRVLPAGAKGNKAISPASVFNIVPDNILLVNMKPVEGERAVMLQLREIAGKPATFAVTSDKVKFTAVTVCDVVGDPVKSTPETTFAPWENKFIKLSW, from the coding sequence ATGAAAACACTAAAAAACTTGTTCCTGGCTGGGCTGGCATTGTTTACAATGTCCTCCGCTGTGTGGAGTGCATCGACTGCACCTCCGGGAATCGAAACTCATCTTTTCCCTGCTTTATATAAAACGGCGAAAGGTCCGGTACAGAAAGTACAGGTAACTGTGAAGCATAGCGGTGCACCTGTTACTGCAACACTTACGTTGGGAGACCAGTCGCGAAAGGAGAAGCTGAATGATGGTGCCAATCTCTTCTTTTTTGAGATACCGGCTGTGCAGTCTGCAGTGCAATTGCCTCTGACGGTAACGGTTGGAAAAGAAAAAGAGTCCGCTCTGATAGATGTGAAACCAGTCCGCCACTGGCAGATGAATATGGTACAGCATACCCATACCGATATCGGTTATACCCGTTCGCAGACCGAGATTCTGGCGGAACACCTTCGTTATATCGACTATGCGCTCGACTATTGCGATGCAACCGACAATTATCCCGACTTCGCCAAGTTCCGCTGGACTTGTGAGATCGCCTGGGCTGTCAGCGAATACCTGAAATGCCGTCCGGCCGAACAGATTGCCCGGTTAAAGAAACGGGTAGCGGAAGGACGTATCGAACTCGCTGCTATGTATCTGAACTTCGACGAACTGCCGGACGAGCAGACATTGGCTGCTTCCTTGTATCCACTGAAACAATTCCGTGATGCCGGTTTGAAGGCGGAAGTCGCCATGCAGAACGATGTGAACGGTATCGGCTGGTGTTTCAGCGAGTTCTTTGCCGATGCCGGTGTGAAGTATGTCAATATGGGAACACATGGTCACCGTGCCCTGATCTGTTTCGATATCCCGACCGTCTTCTGGTGGCAGTCTCCTTCGGGAAAGAAGGTCTTGACCTACTGTGCCGAACATTATAACCAGGGTAACTTCTTCGGTATCCATACCGATAACTTCGAACAGTTTGAGGAACGTGTACTGAATTATCTGGGAGAGATGGAAGCGAAAAACTATCCGTATGATATCGTTGCCGCCCAACACTCCGGTTATTTCACTGACAACTCGCCCCCTTCGACAAAGAGTTGCGAAATGCTGATGAAATGGAACGAGAAATACGAATGGCCTAAACTTCGTACGGCCGTAGCCAGCGAGTTTATCAAAGAGGTGGAATCGAACTATGCCGATAAAATACAAACCATCCGTGGCGCATGGCCCGATTGGTGGACCGACGGCTTTGGATCCGGAGCACGTGAAGCGGCTATTTCCCGTATCACTCATTCGGACATCATAGCCAACCAGGCCGGTCTATCGTTTGCCGGCATGATGGGAGCGAAACTTCCTACTCAGATAGATAACCAGATTTACGATATCAACAAAGCCTTGCTCTTTTATGACGAACACACCTTTGGTTACAGCGAAAGCGTGCGGGATGCCTATTGCAAGGAAACCTGGGAACAACGTTCCCTGAAACAATCGTATGCCTGGGAGGCTTACCGCCATTCCGGCCTGCTGGGAGAAGTAACAATGGGATTGCTGCAGTCTTTCGTGCCAAAGGCCGAGTATCCGTCCGTTGCTGTTTTCAATACCTTGAACTGGACGTATAGCGGCATTGCCAAAGTATACATCGACCATCAGATATTACCCCGCGAGAAAGCATTCGAAATTACAGATACCGCTGGTAATATTATCCCTGCCCAGCCGGCAGAAAGCCGTTCCGACGGAACGTATTGGTCTTTGTTCGTAAAAGATGTTCCAGCTTTGGGATATGCACAATACTATATTAAGGTAAAGAACGAGCCCCGTCCGGAGATTGTATCTTCTGCCGCATTGGAAAAGGCACATGTGGAAAACAACTGGTATGCCATCGACTTCAATCCTCGTAAAGGAACGATCAGTAAATTGTTCGACAAAGAGCTGAATAAAGAGCTGACCACTCCGAATGCCGAGTGGGAGTTAGGTGAGTTTATCTATGAGATCATCGACAGCCGTCATCCGATGGAACAATACCGTGAACCTCAGTTCCTACGTCGTCGTCCCGAGCGTATTCGTTTCGAACGTTACGAGAAGGGGGCTATCTGGGATACCTATCGTTTCCGTGGTGAGACGGTTGCCGGACGCGAACCGAATAACCTGATGGTGGAGTTCCGTGTGTTTAATGTAGATAAGAAGATCGAGATAGTTTACCGTTTGCGTAAGAAAGCGGTGACCGATCCGGAAGCGGTCTACATCTCTTTCCCGTTTGAAGTGAACCAGGGTAAGATCATGCTCGACGTACCCGGTGGTACCATCGAAGCGGGTGTCGATCAGATCCCCGGATCATCGAACGACTGGTATACCGTTCAGAACTTTGCAACGGCATGTAACAACGAGTCGCAGGTCGTTATGGGAAGTCCGGAGATACCTCTGATGCAGTTCGGAGCCATCAATACCGGACGGTATAAAGCAGGCGCTGTTCCCCAGTCCACCAACATGTATTCCTGGCCGATGAACAATTACTGGGTGACCAATTTTAACGCCGACCAGATGGGTGAATTACAATGGAGCTACTTTATCAATTCAAGTAAAGACAACTCGGTAGGCTATGCCACCCGTTTTGCCTGGGAGAACCGTATCCCGTTCTTGACCCGCGTATTACCGGCAGGTGCGAAAGGTAACAAAGCGATTTCTCCGGCCTCTGTATTCAATATCGTTCCCGATAATATTCTGCTGGTAAATATGAAACCAGTGGAAGGCGAGCGTGCCGTTATGCTTCAGCTTCGTGAAATAGCAGGTAAGCCTGCAACGTTTGCCGTCACTTCCGATAAGGTGAAGTTTACCGCAGTTACCGTCTGCGATGTAGTAGGAGATCCAGTGAAAAGTACTCCCGAAACGACGTTCGCTCCCTGGGAAAATAAGTTTATAAAGCTTTCCTGGTAA
- a CDS encoding MFS transporter — translation MNKQNSKAIYPILFGFFVMGFADVVGIATNYVKVDFSLSDTLANLLPMMVFLWFVLFSIPTGILMGKVGRRNTVVIALAITALAMLLPLFFYDFPCILLTFALLGIGNTILQVSLNPMVANVVNPDRITSVLTLGQFIKAISSFLGPIIAGVAASFWGDWKLIFAVYSVTTLISTIWLISIIPGKEKLEEAHVTFGTTVSLFNDKYIVSLFLGILFIVGIDVGLNTTIPKLLMDRTGMPLSEAGLGTSLYFAARTIGSFVGALLLAKFSASRFLKYSMFVAIVAFVLLLAVPATWSMFVMIVIIGLACANVFSIIFSFALQHKPERANEISALMIMGVSGGALITPLMGVVADGFGQVAGLSILLLCLLYICLISFRIDKK, via the coding sequence ATGAATAAACAAAATTCAAAAGCCATTTACCCCATCCTCTTCGGATTCTTTGTGATGGGCTTTGCAGATGTTGTAGGCATTGCGACTAATTACGTAAAGGTGGACTTTTCCCTTTCCGATACGCTTGCCAACCTGTTGCCGATGATGGTCTTCCTTTGGTTTGTCCTGTTTTCCATTCCGACAGGTATCCTGATGGGGAAAGTCGGACGGCGTAATACCGTAGTGATAGCGTTGGCCATAACCGCCCTCGCTATGCTGCTGCCTTTGTTCTTTTATGACTTCCCCTGTATTTTATTGACTTTTGCGCTGTTGGGTATCGGCAATACGATCCTTCAGGTTTCCCTGAACCCGATGGTTGCCAATGTCGTCAACCCGGACCGCATAACCAGTGTACTGACCCTGGGGCAGTTTATCAAGGCGATCTCCTCTTTCCTGGGTCCGATCATTGCCGGTGTCGCCGCTTCTTTCTGGGGGGACTGGAAACTGATCTTTGCCGTATATTCTGTAACGACACTGATCTCTACAATCTGGCTTATCTCCATTATTCCGGGAAAGGAAAAGCTGGAGGAAGCCCATGTGACCTTTGGTACGACAGTATCCCTTTTCAATGATAAATATATCGTATCCTTGTTCCTCGGAATCCTTTTTATTGTCGGCATAGATGTCGGTCTGAATACGACTATCCCTAAATTATTGATGGACCGTACGGGTATGCCTCTTTCGGAAGCCGGATTGGGAACCAGCCTGTACTTCGCAGCTCGTACGATCGGATCGTTTGTCGGCGCTCTCCTGCTGGCAAAATTTTCGGCAAGCCGCTTCCTGAAATATAGCATGTTTGTGGCAATCGTGGCATTTGTCCTGTTGCTGGCTGTCCCTGCTACATGGAGCATGTTCGTGATGATCGTTATTATAGGACTGGCCTGTGCGAATGTCTTCTCGATCATCTTCTCGTTCGCCCTTCAGCATAAACCGGAACGGGCAAACGAAATATCGGCGCTGATGATCATGGGAGTATCCGGCGGTGCGCTGATTACTCCGCTGATGGGAGTCGTGGCCGATGGCTTCGGGCAGGTTGCGGGATTATCCATCCTCCTGCTTTGTCTTCTTTATATTTGTCTTATATCTTTTCGAATCGATAAAAAATAG
- a CDS encoding GH92 family glycosyl hydrolase, protein MNKNYLLNTALCLLAGGLAIACSPVKEEKAAEELSQYVEPRIGTAHCRWFHFTPGAYPFGMAKPAPSTNGHLGNNSGWEATGYDYRDTSIEGFPCLHEFQVGGIVLMPTVGELTTVPGAVNDSTGTGYRSRFDHSEEIATAGYYSVNLQDYNIRAELTATPRVAFQRYTFPASDESRILFDIGNRQGESGAVKDASVTLNEDGTVEGWVITLPEYVKKYQPGAEVPLYFFAQLDKQPEGYGTFIGEKVQPDTRHISGIGSGLYLTYKTNEGESITAKVGLSYTSVANARLNLATEAKTLTFDQAKEAAHQQWEDYLGRIRVETPVKEDKVKFYTGLYHALLGRGLASDVNGAYPRNDGSVGQIPVKDGKPVHNLYNTDAAWGAQWNLSQVWVLAYPEYASDYISSHLLVYKDAGWLADGIANSRYVSGVGTNLLSTILAGAYQCGIRDFDVDLAYEASLKNELDGTNRPLGAGKVDTDMFLKYGYVPHMDKGDGPDEAFMFSASHTLEYSYSAWAVAQWAKKLGKTEDYDQLMWLSKGWERIYDPSTNFVRPKKADGQFIGDFKPMQVWRGFQEGNAWQYTFYVPHDAEALAGKVGADVFNQRLDSIFTVSQKLIFSGGTEVGAFAGLQTLYNHGNQPCLHISWLFNEAGRPSLTQKWVRAILDEFYGTDGIHGYGYGQDEDQGQLGAWYVIASLGMFDVKGLTDSTPSFALGSPVFDKITIQLNNQYYKGKEFVIEAKNNSKENVYVQQYRLNGEVYPATRIPFETITAGGRLEMDMGNRAVDDYK, encoded by the coding sequence ATGAATAAAAACTATTTGTTAAACACAGCCCTTTGTTTGCTGGCAGGTGGACTGGCTATTGCCTGTTCGCCGGTAAAGGAGGAGAAAGCTGCCGAAGAACTATCCCAATATGTAGAGCCGCGTATCGGGACAGCCCATTGCCGCTGGTTCCATTTCACTCCGGGAGCTTATCCTTTCGGAATGGCAAAGCCTGCCCCGTCGACTAACGGGCATCTGGGGAATAACTCCGGTTGGGAAGCTACCGGCTATGATTATCGGGATACTTCGATCGAAGGTTTCCCCTGTCTGCATGAATTCCAGGTGGGCGGTATCGTCCTGATGCCGACAGTGGGCGAGTTGACGACTGTTCCCGGTGCCGTGAACGATTCAACCGGAACCGGCTATCGTTCCCGTTTCGACCATTCGGAAGAGATTGCAACGGCCGGCTATTATTCCGTTAACTTGCAGGATTATAATATCCGTGCAGAACTGACCGCCACGCCCCGCGTGGCTTTCCAGCGTTACACCTTCCCGGCATCCGACGAGAGCCGTATCCTGTTCGATATCGGTAACAGGCAGGGGGAGAGCGGTGCTGTGAAAGATGCCTCCGTCACCCTGAACGAAGATGGGACGGTGGAAGGCTGGGTAATCACTCTGCCGGAATACGTAAAGAAATATCAGCCCGGAGCAGAAGTGCCTCTCTATTTCTTCGCCCAGCTGGATAAACAACCAGAGGGGTACGGTACATTTATCGGAGAAAAGGTGCAGCCGGATACCCGGCATATTTCAGGTATCGGCTCCGGTTTGTACCTCACTTATAAAACGAACGAAGGCGAAAGCATTACGGCTAAAGTCGGCCTCTCATACACTTCCGTAGCGAATGCCCGCTTGAATCTGGCGACGGAAGCCAAGACGCTAACCTTCGACCAGGCGAAAGAAGCCGCCCATCAGCAATGGGAAGACTACCTGGGACGCATCCGGGTAGAAACTCCTGTAAAAGAAGATAAGGTGAAATTCTACACCGGCCTCTATCATGCCCTGCTCGGACGCGGGCTGGCGAGCGACGTGAACGGAGCTTATCCCCGCAACGACGGCAGTGTCGGACAGATCCCTGTGAAAGACGGCAAGCCGGTTCATAACCTGTATAATACTGATGCCGCCTGGGGTGCCCAGTGGAACCTTTCGCAGGTGTGGGTATTGGCTTATCCTGAATATGCTTCCGATTACATCAGCAGCCATTTGTTGGTCTATAAAGATGCCGGATGGCTGGCGGACGGCATTGCCAACAGCCGTTACGTATCGGGTGTCGGCACGAACCTGTTGAGTACGATCCTGGCAGGAGCTTACCAATGCGGTATCCGCGACTTTGACGTAGACCTGGCCTACGAAGCCTCCCTCAAGAATGAACTCGACGGAACCAACCGTCCGCTGGGTGCCGGTAAGGTTGATACGGACATGTTCCTCAAATACGGTTATGTCCCCCACATGGATAAAGGCGACGGACCGGACGAAGCGTTTATGTTCTCTGCTTCCCATACCCTGGAGTACTCTTATAGTGCCTGGGCCGTAGCTCAATGGGCAAAGAAACTCGGTAAGACGGAAGATTACGATCAACTGATGTGGCTGTCCAAAGGCTGGGAACGTATCTACGACCCTTCGACCAATTTCGTACGCCCGAAAAAGGCTGACGGACAGTTTATCGGTGATTTCAAGCCGATGCAGGTCTGGCGCGGTTTCCAGGAAGGAAATGCCTGGCAGTACACATTCTATGTGCCTCATGATGCGGAAGCATTAGCCGGCAAGGTAGGAGCGGATGTATTCAATCAGCGCCTGGATAGCATCTTTACGGTTTCTCAAAAACTGATATTCAGCGGTGGAACGGAAGTAGGTGCCTTTGCCGGCCTGCAAACCCTGTATAACCACGGTAACCAGCCTTGCCTGCATATCTCCTGGTTGTTCAATGAAGCCGGTCGTCCTTCGTTGACTCAGAAATGGGTACGTGCCATCCTCGATGAGTTCTACGGTACGGACGGAATACATGGCTACGGCTACGGACAGGATGAAGATCAGGGCCAGTTGGGTGCCTGGTATGTGATCGCTTCGCTGGGAATGTTCGACGTGAAAGGCCTGACGGATTCAACACCTTCTTTTGCTTTGGGCAGTCCGGTATTTGACAAGATAACGATCCAACTCAACAACCAATATTATAAAGGAAAAGAGTTCGTTATCGAAGCAAAGAACAACAGTAAGGAAAACGTCTATGTGCAGCAATACCGCCTGAATGGTGAGGTATATCCTGCCACTCGTATTCCTTTTGAAACAATTACTGCCGGAGGTCGTCTGGAGATGGATATGGGTAATCGTGCAGTGGATGATTACAAATAA
- a CDS encoding ROK family protein, protein MMYSNDNRIVMTLDAGGTNLVFSAIRGGDEIVTPITLPSCACSQEQCLGQLATGFSRIREQLPEPPVAISFAFPGPADYPAGIIGDLPNFPSFRGGVALGPYLEDIFNIPVFINNDGDLFAYGEALTGALPEINNRLEKAGSIKRYKNLLGLTLGTGFGAGVVIDGNLLMGDNAAGGDIWCFRNKKYHPYIVEESVSIRAVQRVYRELSGDTHVYTPKDIFDMAEGIRPGNQEAALRAFAELGEMAGDAIAQAITLIDGLVVIGGGLTGAAKYILPALLQEMNSQTGMMDGSRFCRLQSKAYNLDDEAEFNLFAKGEAVKIRVPGSGREVDYDPCKRIGVMISKQGASRSVALGAYVYALNHL, encoded by the coding sequence ATAATGTATAGTAACGATAACCGCATAGTAATGACCCTCGACGCCGGAGGAACCAACCTGGTCTTCTCGGCTATCCGCGGGGGCGACGAGATCGTGACCCCGATCACTTTACCCTCCTGTGCCTGTAGTCAGGAACAATGCCTGGGACAACTGGCAACAGGTTTCAGCCGTATCCGCGAGCAACTACCGGAACCACCGGTCGCTATCAGCTTCGCTTTTCCCGGTCCGGCAGACTATCCGGCAGGTATCATCGGTGACCTGCCGAATTTCCCCTCTTTCCGGGGAGGTGTGGCGTTAGGCCCGTATCTGGAAGATATATTCAATATCCCTGTCTTCATAAATAATGACGGTGACCTTTTTGCCTACGGGGAAGCACTGACCGGTGCTTTACCGGAAATAAACAACCGTCTGGAAAAAGCAGGCAGTATCAAACGTTATAAAAACCTGCTGGGTCTCACACTGGGCACAGGCTTCGGAGCCGGAGTCGTTATCGACGGAAATCTGCTGATGGGCGATAATGCTGCCGGAGGTGACATCTGGTGTTTCCGCAATAAGAAATATCACCCCTATATCGTGGAAGAAAGCGTGAGTATCCGTGCCGTACAACGCGTGTACCGGGAGCTTTCCGGAGACACCCATGTTTATACTCCGAAAGATATATTCGATATGGCAGAAGGTATCCGCCCGGGTAATCAGGAAGCAGCCCTTCGTGCTTTTGCCGAGTTGGGAGAGATGGCAGGAGATGCCATTGCACAAGCTATCACGTTAATCGACGGTCTGGTCGTGATCGGCGGTGGTTTGACCGGTGCAGCCAAATATATCCTTCCTGCACTTTTACAGGAGATGAACAGCCAGACCGGTATGATGGACGGTAGCCGTTTCTGTCGCTTGCAAAGTAAAGCCTATAATTTGGATGACGAGGCTGAGTTCAATCTGTTTGCAAAAGGAGAAGCAGTGAAGATACGTGTCCCCGGTTCAGGTCGTGAAGTGGACTATGACCCTTGTAAACGTATCGGAGTCATGATCAGTAAGCAGGGAGCCAGCCGTTCGGTAGCTTTGGGAGCTTATGTTTATGCGTTGAATCATTTATAA
- a CDS encoding class I mannose-6-phosphate isomerase — protein MRKSNYDKSPSTTVDGALWKGWESVLDKLKEVCNVPEKLARKVVVIECYHGVYTDKLAEHLVALEPSLMIHSDQCFKGVKDIEKMTYPYLTDDRLFGRRAPFYYADFLDADKVKECREKIVAATGLVIVYGHAAAEVVREADVLVYVDMARWEIQQRFRRGEIDGLGVKNREEAPSYHYKRGYFIDWNVCDALKKELLPKVDYWLDTHIPDMPKMITGETMRAGLEKTAHQPFRVVPFFDPAPWGGQWMKEVCDLDKEQENFGWCFDCVPEENSLYLKVAGELFEMASNNLVFYQTRNLLGGPVESRFGQDFPIRFDFLDTMGGGNLSLQVHPTTQYIRDTFGIYYTQDESYYLLDAGEDATVYLGLKTGVDPEEMIAALNEAQVSGEPFDTEKYVNKWPAKKHDHYLIPNGTIHCSGSNAMVLEISATPSLFTFKLWDWGRLGLDGKPRPINIKHGSHVIQWERQTDFVRDQLVNHFEPRAEGEGWVEERTGLHENEFIETRRHWFTGKVPHNTGGGVNVFNVIEGDELIVESPTNAFEPFIVHYAETFIVPAIVGDYTIRPYGISEGKTCGTIKAYVRVKG, from the coding sequence ATGAGAAAGAGTAATTACGATAAAAGTCCCTCAACAACAGTCGACGGGGCTCTTTGGAAAGGTTGGGAGTCTGTTCTGGATAAGTTGAAGGAAGTATGCAACGTCCCGGAAAAGTTGGCACGAAAGGTCGTTGTTATCGAGTGTTATCATGGTGTGTATACAGATAAACTGGCTGAACATCTGGTAGCGTTGGAGCCTTCATTGATGATTCATTCGGATCAGTGTTTTAAAGGCGTAAAAGACATTGAGAAGATGACTTATCCTTATCTGACAGACGATCGCCTTTTTGGACGTCGCGCACCGTTTTACTATGCGGACTTCCTGGATGCAGACAAAGTAAAAGAATGCCGCGAAAAGATTGTAGCAGCTACCGGTCTGGTTATCGTTTACGGACATGCTGCGGCGGAGGTTGTCCGCGAAGCCGATGTCTTGGTCTATGTCGATATGGCACGCTGGGAGATCCAGCAGCGTTTCCGTCGGGGTGAGATCGACGGACTAGGAGTGAAGAACCGTGAAGAGGCTCCTTCATACCATTATAAACGGGGATATTTCATCGACTGGAATGTCTGCGATGCCCTGAAGAAAGAATTACTACCTAAGGTCGATTACTGGCTGGATACGCATATTCCTGATATGCCGAAGATGATCACCGGTGAGACGATGCGCGCCGGTCTGGAAAAGACTGCCCATCAGCCGTTCCGTGTGGTTCCCTTCTTCGACCCTGCACCCTGGGGCGGTCAGTGGATGAAAGAAGTATGTGACCTAGATAAGGAACAGGAGAATTTTGGCTGGTGCTTCGATTGTGTGCCGGAAGAGAATAGTCTGTATCTGAAAGTCGCAGGCGAACTGTTCGAGATGGCTTCCAATAACCTGGTGTTTTATCAGACCCGTAACTTATTGGGTGGTCCGGTAGAATCGCGTTTCGGACAGGACTTCCCGATACGTTTCGACTTCCTCGATACGATGGGAGGGGGTAATCTGAGCTTACAGGTTCACCCGACAACTCAATATATACGTGATACGTTCGGTATTTATTATACGCAGGACGAGAGTTACTACCTGTTGGATGCCGGTGAGGATGCAACCGTTTATCTCGGACTGAAAACCGGTGTCGATCCGGAAGAGATGATCGCCGCTTTGAATGAAGCGCAGGTGTCGGGCGAACCGTTCGATACGGAAAAGTATGTAAATAAATGGCCGGCAAAGAAACATGACCATTACCTGATCCCGAACGGGACTATCCATTGTTCGGGTTCGAATGCGATGGTGCTTGAGATCAGTGCGACACCCAGCCTTTTCACCTTCAAACTGTGGGATTGGGGGCGTCTGGGACTGGACGGTAAGCCGCGCCCGATCAATATCAAACACGGCTCCCATGTTATCCAGTGGGAACGGCAAACCGATTTCGTACGCGACCAGCTGGTCAACCATTTTGAGCCGCGTGCCGAAGGCGAAGGTTGGGTGGAAGAACGTACCGGCCTGCATGAGAATGAGTTTATCGAAACCCGTCGTCACTGGTTTACCGGAAAGGTACCGCACAATACGGGTGGGGGAGTCAACGTTTTTAATGTGATCGAAGGGGATGAACTGATCGTGGAAAGTCCGACGAATGCGTTCGAACCGTTCATTGTCCATTATGCCGAAACGTTTATCGTTCCTGCCATCGTCGGCGATTACACCATTCGCCCGTATGGTATTTCCGAAGGGAAAACCTGTGGGACGATAAAGGCATACGTTCGGGTGAAAGGATAA